The DNA sequence CACCACACACGCAATTCGGCGTCGGGTGCCTGTTCGTGCAATTTAGCGCAAACGGCTACGATCGGCGTAACGTGACCGCCCGAACCGCCGCCCACTGACAGGATTCGCATCCTCGCTGCTCCCTTCTGCTTTAACTTTGCGATGCATGGTATAATGCGATATAGCAAAAACCAAACCGAGACTAGTCATAATAAACAGCATCGACGTACCACCGATACTAACGAGCGGTAACGTGATACCAGTCAGCGGAATCAGATGTGTCATAGCACCGATATTTAAGACTACGTGCGCCGCGATCCAGCTAAACACGCCAGCCACGATCAAACGTAAGTAAATATTCTCGATATAATCAACCTTGGAAATAATCTGCCTGAGTAGCAGCCCGAACAAGGCGATAATCACTAGCAATCCCAAAAAGCCCAGCGATTCACCTAAAACCGCAAAGATTGAGTCGTGAATTGCCTCCGGTAGCCACCCAAAGGCCTGGACTGACTGCCCCAAACCTCTACCCGTTAGTCCGCCCGAGCCTAGGGCGATCATCGCCTGGTTGATGTGGTAATCGGCCGTGGCATCACCCTGGCCAAAGAACGTCGCGATCCTGGCCATACGATGTGGTGCCACGATAATCGATAGAACCGCTAGGCCTGCGCCAGCGCCGAGAATGGCCATGAGTTTGCGCGTCTCGAGACCCGCCACGATCAACTGAACCAAAACAATCGCAGCTAGCGAGATACTGGTTCCGAGATCTTTTTGCATGATAGCCAGCACGAACAGAGACGCCAACGTTACCACGCCGAGCGGCAACAGTGTTTTGCGATAGGAATTCAGCTCACCACGCGCACAGCGAATTGCTAGGAATCCAGCGGTAAATAACACCGTGCCAAATTTCAAAAACTCAGCCGGCTGGAATGTTCCTAGGCCCCCCAGGCTAATCCAACGACAAGCGCCGAGTGTACAATAGGCCGGCGGTATCTTGAGCGCTCCCATAATCGGCACCATAAAACAGATGATGAGGGCTACGACAAAGAACTTGGAGCCGTGCCGTCGCCAGAAATCAAGCGGTACTCGGCTCGCGACAAAGAACGAAACTAGCCCAGCGACCAGGAACATGCCTTGTTTCAACATGAATTTAGTCGAGGCGTCGTTGTCTCCGCCGGTCAGTGCTGGCGTGATCGAAAACAAGATCACCACGCCAATAAAGGACAACACGATCATCAACACGACCATCAAATAATCGGGGCGATGTTTGCGAGTCAATTTGAGATCGCCCGCCGTGTCAAACAGCGTTGATTTGATCTCGGCCGCTGCTAATTTATTACGACGACTGTCGCTAGGACGATTATTTATTTGAGCCCAATTGCTCATTAGACATTTCCCCCACCTAACGCAATGATGATGCCGAGAATGCCAACGATGTTTCCAACGACCCAAAAACGCATCGTGACTTTGGTTTCAGGCCAACCTTTGGCCTCGAAATGATGGTGTAATGGCGCTGCTAGAAAGACTTTTTTACCAGCGCGTAATCGCTTGCTCGCCTGTTGAATGATAACCGATCCTGCCTCGACCACAAACATCAAACCGATAATTGGTAATAGAAATAGCGAATTTGTTAGCATTGCCACCACACCTAGGGTTACACCGAGTGCGAACGATCCGACATCACCCATGAAAAAGCGCGCTGGATAGACGTTGAACCATAGATACGACAACAACGCGCCGACGATCGTCATACAGAACGCCGCTAGGCCAAACTGTTGTTGCATAACGGCGATAATTGCGAACATGACGAACGCCGAAGCCGCCAAACCGCCGGCTAGACCATCTAACCCATCACTAATGTTAACAGCATTTCCAGTCGCGACCACGACAAAGGCAAAGACCGGCACGATCCAGACGCCGAGATCCCATGGACCGATGAACGGAATATGCACCGTCGTAAAGCCCAGCTTTTGCCAAAAGAACCAACCGAGTAGCAAACCAACAATCGTCACCATGGTGAATTTCACTGGCGCCCTGAGACCAGCTACCCCACCGTTAGAACGGAGATTCAATATATCATCAATGAGACCTATAACTGCTCCAGCGATGAGCGCCGCCAGCGGCAGCCAAGTCTGCGGTCGACTAAAATTAAATATCAACGTCGTCACCGCGATGGCGATCACAAACACTAGGCCAGCCATAGTCGGGATGCGACGCGCGATCTTGCGTGCATGCAATTTTGAGATGACTTCGAGCACCTTGCCGTCGAGCGTGACGGTCTTTTGCTTTTTCCAGAACTTGTACCGATAGGCAAAATACGTATAAACCGGTGTCAAAATCATGGCCATAATAAAAGCCGAGCCACCGAGGAGTAAGATCCGTAGCATCGCCTGCGCTAGTTGGTCTAGAGCTTCATTCATGGTTTGGTAATCCCTTCATATTGAGCGAGCCAGTTGCTCATTTTGGTAAAGACTGGATTTGCGGCTACCGAGCCAGCAAAGCCTTGTTTACCACTGTATTCGATCCTGACCATTATAACATATTGAGCGTTACCATCTTTGTCAGCGCCGAAACCAATCGTCGTACCAGTCGTGCGGTCCTTTGAATAGGTTTTGGTTGCGTCATCGTAGATCTGAGCCGTACCCGTTTTTGATCCAACATAGTAGCCGCCATCAGCCGTCGGCCAACTGCCCCGTCTGGCTTCGAACATCATTTTACGAATGTTGCTGCTCGCGCTGTCGCTGATCACATTATCTGACACAACTTTCGACTGATTGGCGGTTTCTTTGCCGTCCTGATCCAGGGTGCCATCGATCAGCGTCGGTTGGTAATACGTTCCGCCGTTGACTGTCGCCGAGAACGCCGCCGCCATTTGCACCATCGTCACCGACACACCCTGACCAAAGGTCATGTTGGCGTAGCGAACTTTGTTGCCCTGCACATTGTCCGGTGAAAAGATCGTACCGCCGACTTCGCCCGGCTGCTCCACCCCAGTTTTTTGCCCAAAGCGGTATTTGTCGTGGAAATACTCATACATCGTCTGCCGCGCGGCCTTCGTAATATCGCCACCACCAATCTGTTGTAGTTGCCACATGACACCGGTATTGAGCGAATATTGCAACACTTTGGTCATAGTAAATGTCCGCCCAGTGAACTTTTCATCACCTTCGGCATTACAGATCTTTGCATCATCAATCTGCATACAATTCGGATCAGTAAAAGTGGTATCCGGATTGATTGTGCCGAGGTCTAACGACATCGAGGTAGTCATCGCCTTCATGACAGAACCAGGTTCAAACGCATAGCTAACGGCATGATTCTGGAAAGCTGTCGCGTCAGTCACTTTGGTATAATTGCTCGGGTCAAAATCTGGATAGTTCGCCATCGCCACAATATGACCGTTGTTTGGATCCATCACGATGATACTGCCGCTATCGCTATTCACGTTGTTGAGACCTTCTTGCAAGATCGATTCGGCTTGCGCCTGGACGCTACGATCAATCGTCAACACATAGTCGGTGCCGTCTTTGGCTGGGATACTGACATCGTGGACACCAATCGTCAGCGGAATTCTACGCACATCCGTCACCGATTGCAATAGACCAGCTTCGCCCGTTAGCTCGGTATTGAGATATTGTTCGAGGCCGTACTGCCCCTCCCCGTCGGCGTTCACAAAGCCGAGCACCTGGTTAGCTAGTTTACCTTCGGTATAAACTCGGCGGCTGCTCGACTGGAGACCGACACCAGCCAGATCGGCTTCTTGGATCTTTTCCGCCTGAGAGTGCGTGATTTGACGTGCTAGCACTACATACTGCAGAGTTGTGCTGGTTAGTTTGTCGAAATTAGCCTCGATCATTTGATCGCCCGCCACATCGGTGACTAGTTTTTCTACCTTTTTGACGTCCTTTACCTGTGTCGGATCGGCAAACACGGTGTAAACAGTCTGGTTCAGGACGAGTGGAACAATTTCGCCGTTTTGATCCTTGGCGTAGAGCTGCCCACGCTCTGGATTGATGGTCCGTTTACTAATCTGCATCTGATTAGCTTTGGCTAGGAACTCTTCGTGATTGATGACCTGGATATAAAATAATCGCACTAAAAAGATCGCTAAAACCAAAAATAGACCGATCGTCAGTCGGCTGGCGCGCGATAATTTTTCAGACTGGTTGGTCATGTTTTGATTCTACTCCGATTGTTGGATGTCAGTTGGAGTCGTCATGGCGGCTGCCACGCTACTACTCTCGACACGGGCAATTGATTGTAAACGAGCATTTTCAATTTTGAGATCATCTCGTTCAGCGGCGAGCTGTGTTTTCTTTTCATCGATGGCGTTCATTTCGTAGCCAAACGCGCTCGTTTTCGTCAGCTGCGTTAGATACAACAAGCCTAGGAATGCGGTCAGCAAGACAATCATGACAGTATTTGCGACCGGACCGAGGCGACGCGCAGATTGAAAAGATGTTAGGTTCTGATTCCGACCCCAGCCGGCAGCCGGCATAGTGCCACGTCCGCGAGTCGAGATAAATTGTGTTCGTTGGTTTGTCATTGTTGTTTTTCGTTTTCCTTTTATTTATACGTGGATGTTTGCGCCTGTTACCCTACCCTCGCAAAGATCCGCGTGTAAATTTGTTTATCATGTTTGTTTTTGTAACGGAACCGGGCGAGACCTCGACCGTATAGGGTCGAGGCTCGCTTTTGGTCTCGCGCCTTATTTGTGGCGGACCACAATTTTCTGTGCGCGTGACTTGTTTACGACTTGAATTGGCATAAGCAAGTCCTTTCTTTTTAATTATTTATCTTTGCTGCGGCTCGTAATTTTGCACTACGAGCGCGCGGATTGTAAACATCATCAGTGCCGGCAATTGGATGCTTGGTTAGGACTGTCAGATCTGCCTCCAAACCGGAATTTGTTTGCTCTCTCAGGAAGTTTTTCACCAATCGATCCTCGAGACTATGGAAACTGATCACCGCCAGTCGCCCGCCTGGAGCTAGGAGCTTGATGAGTAGCGGCAATGTCCGCTCAATCTGACCTAGTTCGTCATTGGTTTCGATCCGTAGAGCTTGGAAGGTGCGTGTCGCGGGATGGATTTTGCCCCGCCGCGGCAAGGTTTCGGCGATGAGATCAGCTAGTTCGGTCGTTGTCACAATCGGCTGTTTAGAGCGTTTGATGACAATGGCTCGAGCGATCCGATGCGCCCTTGTCGGTGGTTCTTCCCCGTAATGACGAATTATCTGACTGAGTTCTTTTTCCGAATAGTGATTCACGATAGTTGCAGCAGATGTATCTTGCGATTGATCCATGCGCATATCGAGATCCGATTCCAGACGGAAACTGAATCCGCGCTCCGCACGATCGAGCTGCGGAGAGCTAACACCGAGATCCAACAAGATCATATCGAACTGCCGATTCTCGGTAACTAATGTTTGACTAGCTTCCAAGAAATCGCTATGTATCAGCCTAGCTCCCTGTTGCCCTAGTGACTCTAGCTGACCGATCGCAAAGGCGTCTCGATCCACCAGTGTCGCCAAGTTCGCAGAACCTATGCGAGCAATTACCGCCTGGGCATGACCGCCGTAACCGGCCGTCAGATCCAGATAGCTTTCGCCCTTTCCCGGATGCAACAAATCTAGTGTCGCATCGAGCAAGACTGGAATATGGAGTTGTTGTGGTGTTGTCATATTCTTTTTTACGGAGGCCACCTATTCGGCAATCAGTATTTATGTTCTGATTGTTTGTTTTAGATTTTCAAGATGTTTACTCTGTCGTCAGATGACGATAGTGTAACCATATGAGAGACTTATGTGTGAGGTGGAGTTTTTCCTTAGGTCTATGTTGCCATAAACCGAAGTGCGGCAATCCGTTCGAGCTGGCGATTGCTTTCCAGCTGATTGCCGAGTAGTTGGCCTCTATAACTGTTAAGGTGCTTGTTATAATCTATCCAGCGTTTAGCGCCGCATAGACCATTTGATTAGTCGGGTTTGGCGCTGAGCCGCCAATATCGGCCAGCTCGGACAGCCACGATTTCACGATCGATCCCAGCGTACTCTAGCTGATGCGCCTCGAGGGTGATTCTACCCTGTTTAGCGTCGAGCTCAGTTTCGACTTTGCCGGTACGAAACTGGACGTTGAGGTCGGCCACTCGCTCATCAAGGATATCTCCCTGGAGCGCTGCTTCCATATCTTCGTCCCATACTGATTTTTGGTATAGGTGGAGATAGGCGCCGAAACCGCGTGTGATCACGATGCCACCCGAGAACTCGGTGCGCAGCTCAGACGGGACAGTTAGTCGTCGTTTGTCGTCTAGCTTTCGCTCAAAGTAATCGATTTTGGTCATCGCCCTTTCCCGTTAAGTTATTTGGTGTGGTTCAGTGGTTTTTGTTTCATTCATTTGCCACTGGACTTATTATACTACCCACAACCACCCACATGCAAGCCCTTTTTGATACATTTTACCCACTTTTTATGACAAAATTACAGCAAAGCTGTGGATAAGTGCCCTATTTTGGCTATTTCTATCTGGTATAAGTAAAGAAGGCCATTATCATGTTTGGCCCACGAAAATAGTAGAATTATCTCACGAGAAATAGATTTTCATGATTGATCGAGCCACCGCATCTGGATCATGTCGAATCAACGTTCGCCTATAGGCAATCGGATCTTTTTTGTTCGGATTTTGCCATATTTCACCAGCTAAGAGCTCGGCGCCTTTGACGCGGTAATGCTGTTGTTTCAGAGCAATTGCATCAATTTCCACTGGCAACTCGCCGTCGGCCGCATACTTTTCTAGCAAGCTTTTCGACGGTTGATGGACATTATATATGACATAGTCGAGGAACTCTCCACCGGCCAATCGTTCGATTTCAGACGCAAAATCATGTACGGCGAACCCTTCGGTTTGCCCGGGCTTGGTTACGAGATTACAGACATAAGCCTTGCGCGCCGATGTTTCGCACAGCGCCTTGCCAATACCCGGAGTCGCGAGAACCGGCGCTAACGAACAATATAGATTTCCCGGTGCTATGACAACCAAATCAGCTTCCTCGATCGCCTTGATCGCCTGTGGATTAGCCCGCACGCGACCGCCGCTAGTCTTCGCTACCATAATTTTTGGTCGGCGCGATTCACCAAAATGCTGCTTTTCGATTTCTGACTGACCACGATAAACCTGGCGACCCAGTTTAGCGCTCATGACAACACTATCTAGCGTCACTGGCACAACTTTGCCATCAACCCGCAACACTTCCTCGGCCAGATCGATGGCCGAGATAAAACTACCGGTCATCTTTTCGAGTGCCGTGAGAAACAAATTGCCAAAAGCATGCCCAGCTAGACTGCCCTCGTCAAACCGATAATTAAACAGTTCGCGAGCACGCGGTGAACTACTGAGCGCCACCAGACACTGTCTGACGTCTCCCGGCGGCAACACACCCAGCTCATCACGTAGCTGACCAGTCGATCCACCATCATCCGCCATATTAACGAGTGCCGTAATATCCGTCGCGTAATTTTTCAGCCCAGACAACACCACAAACGAACCCGTGCCACCACCGATCACGACTATATTCGCACCTACCTTATTAACTTCCATAATAAACCCTCTCCCCTGTTATTCGTCACCCTTGAGGAGCTTCTTGCCCTTGATCTCGTATCGCAGACCCGTTAGATCGCTCGTCATATAGTCGTCATTTAATAGGCTGACGAATGTATCAACATCACGACCATCGAGGATGATAATCGCTCCATCATCTGCCGTCATCAGATCGAGTGCCATGTTTTCACTATATTCCACGATCTCCTCTTGAGTTTTAGTGCCGAGCTCCAAATTCTGTAATTTGTTGATCGATTTCGCTCGACCTGCAATCAAAGTATTCAGGTCTTGACCCTCTGGGAAATTCAATTGATAACGATCAAGAATTTGTTCGACTTTTTTGTCGGCAATTGCCTGTTTTTTGTAACTATAGCTAAATATCGCCTCAAATTTCTTCGGATTAAAAGCGAAAATTTGTTCGTCGACTACCAATACTTGATTATCGGTCGCTATTTTAAACGCTGCCGCCGGTTCGAGCGCTGCCATTTTTCCGTCCTGACCAATCTGCCAGGCATTACGCTCGCTGAGCGAACTCGACCCAGTTACCTGTTTGATGACATAAAAAGGCGTGGAATTTTTATGCGAAAAACGCGCTATGATCATTTTGATCGTTTTGAATTCGTGATCATATTCGTTAAAGGTTTCGATGGCACTACGTGATGTTTCGATCTGGTCAAGTACCATCTTGGCATTCGCCACACGCTCGCGAGTTGACCACAGTAATACGCCAGCCTCGGCTTCGCTCTCCTCGAATGGTCGCGGCTCTAGGCCGAGTCCCGCGCCCTTTTCAACTTCGTTTAAAATTTCTAGCAAAAAGACTGGTGCCACTTGCGGCTTGAGTCCATCCGACATCGGCAGATGATAGACCGTGTATCGTTTATTAACGAGAAAGAATTCGACGTCAAATTCCTTTTTTAGGTGTCCGGCCTTGTTAGCCCACTCAAAAATATCCACTGGTTTGGTAGTTTGTTGTTCGTACATATGTAACAATTATACTACATATCGCTGTTGACACTCGAAACGCCACGAACTTTTTGCTCGCGGGCACGATTCGCCCACTCGTCCGCCAGTTCGTTCAATTCGGTCCCGACGTGACCGCGCACCCAGATCAATTTGGCTCGTGAATTTTGGTATTCAGCCAGCAATGGTTTAACGATGTCGAGGTTTTTGATCTCGCCGGACTTTTTCTTCCAGCCGTTTGCCGCCCAATTGGGCGCCCATTTAGTCAGCACATTGATCCAAAACTCGCTATCCGAATAGATTTCGCAGGCCTCGCCCACCGCGTCCTGCATGGCCGCGAGTAGCGCCAAGCCTTCCATGCGAATATTTGTCGTTTCGACCGGTTCGACCTCTCCACCCATCAACCACGGTTGACCGTTTTTGATGACGGCAAAACCGCCTGGGCCAGGATTTGGGCTAGCGCTACCGTCGGTGTAATACGTTATCATGGTTTCTATTCTAGCATCCTAGCCCAGTATCCGCCTAACGTAAATGATGGCGGTTCTGGAGATAGTGCGATCGTAGCAATTTAGATCGCCGCTTTTTCTTTGCACTAGGGCGTCGTGGTCGTGATTCGGCGATATAGATACCGAGTAGTATCAGTAATGCTCCAGCAACTAGCTCTAGCGACAATTTCTCACCCAGTACAATAATTGGCAAAGCAATCGCCAGTAGCGTCTCTAGATATGATAACCCGCCCGACACTGTTGAACCCATTCGCTGATAGGCTACAATCCATAGCGACCTCGAGGCAAACGATACGACAAAGGCGCTATACGCAATGCCGACCCAGCCCAGTAGTGACAAGTTGGCAGTTTGGCTAATAATTGCGCCGGGACCGCTCTCGATGAGAGACAACACTAACGCAACGACCGCTGTGACGAGTGACGCTAGGCCTGCATAGACTGCAAAAGTTACACCGTTATCGTTCGCTTTGCGCTGGTAAATAATCGATATAGGAGAAGTAACGCAGTTGATCAGCACCAAAACCGTGGCCAGCGGGTAAAACACTGACGCGGCCGAACCCTCAAAAATAGCCGGTACTGCGACCACCAATAGGCCACCAATCGCCGCTAACGTAATACCCGCCACCGCCCTGCGTCCGACCTTTTCTTTGATAATTTTACTCGATATAATTACTAGAATAATTGGAGACAACAGAGATATGATTGAAGTATAACTGGCCGTGCTGTATTCAATCGCTTTGTAAAAAACAATTAAACTAATCGCCGTACAGGTTACCGATATGGCGAGATTAAAGGCGTTCTTTTTGATGATTTTCCAGTGTCGCAACAGGAACAGAACGACCACCGGCAAAAATATCACGAATGTCATGGCTAATTTTAGGAATGTGAATGTCGTACTGTTGATTTCGCCCAGGGTGCTCTTGATAATGGTGCCATTCGGCGCACCAATTACTACCGACAAAAAACCTATCAGCAACCACTTGTTATATTTCGTTTTCTTGTTCGTCATTGTTACTAACTAAAGATTAGCTTATGGTTATATTTTACTACACCAGTTAAAAGAGGTCAAATATTGCGTTTCGCAGGCGATACTGCTATAATTTATCACGCTATGCACCCGTAGCTCAGCTGCCTAGGCGTATGCCGGTTATCATGACCAGCGTTGCTCTATCCAGCTGTATAAAGGCGAAGGGTGTGAAATATGAGCACCCGTAGCTCAGCTGGATAGAGCGTTTGCTTGCGGAGCAAAAGGTCGTACGTTCGAATCGTATCGGGTGTACCATAGAAAAAAGGTTAGCTTGCTAGCCTTTTTTCTATGGCGTTACTTTGGCGAGCGGAGGAGCGTAGCGATATCATATCAAGTTGTGTTATCATATTCCCCATGCAAAAGATTCTTGTCCAGGGCGAACTCGGCTCGTTCCATCACGAAGCTGCTATGAAATTATTTGGTTCCGATGTTGAAATCATCCCCTGCCCGAGTTTCGCTAACGTGTTCTCCCGCCTAGAAAAAAACAAGACGGGACTCGCGCTGGTCGCGATCGAAAACTCACTCTATGGCACCATCAACGAGGTAGCCGACGGCCTCGAGGCGACACCGGAAATAAAAATCTTTGCCGAGATCGAGTTGTCGATTCACCAGAACTTGATCACTCTGCCAGGTGTTGCTGCCTCTGGTATTCGCAAAGTTTATTCTCATTTCGCCGCCCTAGCACAATGTGAAAAGTACCTAGAGGACAACTTTCCGCAAGTCGAAAAAATCGAGTACGAGGACACCGCCGCCGCAGTACGTTATATTGTCGAACAGAACGATCCGACGCTCGCTGCGATCGCCGGGCGTAGCGCCGCCGATTTATACGATGTCCAAATCCTCGCTCCACAGATCGAGGACAACGCAGTCAATTTCACCAAATTTGCTGCTTTGTCGCGTAGCCCCGACCGCGACCGCGAGCTAGTCAGACGACCTCTGGCTGGCAAATCCAGTATCATTTTGACAACTGGCCATCAACCTGGCGCTCTCTACGAAGCTCTCGGCGTCTTTGTCTCGCACAAAATCAATCTCACTAAACTGCAGTCCCGTCCGATTCCCGGTGAAAAGTGGCATTATCGGTTCTATCTCGATTTCGAAGCTGATGCAGACGAAACCATGCAAATTATCAAAGGTCTAGAATCACTCGATAATAATGTGGTCTTTCTCGGCAATTACTAGTCTAAACAGCTAGTTCGGGTGGCATAGGATCATCAAATTTCACACTCGGAATATTTCCGATTTTGAAACCATGATCTACGTTCGGGTATTGTTTCCGATAGGCGCTCATAACGCTACCATATAGGGCATCTTTCATGTCAAAGCCTAGTTCGATAGCAACAGCCTCAACCAACTCAGCCGTCGGCCCCTCAATCTCTATGATCGGATCGAGCCATGGCCATTCGTCTAACACTACCTCCACCTCGCCCACGTGCCACGTTTCCCTTTTCGATTCCTGGTATGACTCGGTCCAATCGCCAAGTTGACGAATGATCTGTGTTATAGCGTCAAAATCCTCGACAACTGTTTCGATTTCCTTTGTTCCATGAATATCCAGGCTATCTCGTTGTTTATACGACACCGTCACCCGATCGCCCTCGTCTCGCACTCGCAGCCAGCCATGACGAGATTCCAGCGCCTCATTCACAAACACTACCCGTCTCATCAACCGCATCGGATGTGTACATATTCCACCCAGTGCCTGTAGCTGACTCCGAATGGTATCGTGATTAACCTGGATGAATTTGACTTCAATCTCAGTATTCATGCGAATATTACTCTCCGTTTCGTGGAATCGCCGTCAAGGCAATATCAAATACGAGGTCGCTACCCGCTGGAATATTCTTGGCAGGGCTCGCTGCACCGTAGGCCATCTCGGCTGGAATAATCAATCGACGAGTACCGCCGACTTTCATGCCAGGTACACCCTGTGTCCAGCCTTTGATTACTTGATCCAATCCGAATGTTATCGGATTGCCAAAATCAAAACTGCTCTGGAAAATAATGCCATTTTTGCATAACGCCCCAGTGTAATGCGCTGTGATCGTCGCACCTGGTTTAACCTCTTCCCCATCACCGACTTCGACGTCCATAATCTCTAGCTCCTGAACCCCATCTCGCGGCTCAAAGTCGTGTAGTTTTGTTCCTTCGTATTTCATCCATGTCATTGTAGCACGAGTTTGACAATTATAGTTAATGGTGATATAATTGCTCCCAGGACTAGGAAGGGAGTTCCAAATGAATTCGGTTGCATATGCGATCGAGACTTTCTACAACGAGTCAGCGGATTTCGCTCAGCTCGTTGGCAAGAAGTTCGTCGAATCTAGCAGCGGACTGTTGCTCGCCTGCAGTGCGAGGAATCAGCTTTCGCCAGCTATCAACCTCACCGGGAAACCCAATGGCAGTTCAACTCCATTGGCGGTGGTCCCTGCGGAGATCCAAACCCGGATCCTTACGGCGCCGACATCGCGCTGGAGACCTGCCTGAAATGGGCCCGTGACGACACCTCTGTCGATTTCGACGAGGAGTTGTCTCGTCTCCTCGATGAAGACCCCCCCCTACTAGGTAACCTCCGCCCGTCCTCCTCGCGCCTCGCGTGTGGAACGACCCGACAACTAGGTTGGGCGCTCCATTCCGGGGCGCTCAACATTGGAATTTTGAATTACCATCTAATATCTTGCAAATAAATAACAAAAGGCTGTGCGCGAAAACATAAATACCGCACAGCCGTTAAATCATCCTTTGTCCTGCCGTCTTCTGACCGCAAGACTAGCCACTGTAGCCGGATATGATAGGCTCTGTTGCCATCGCCAACTCGCATGAAACGGATTGAAACGAACCGACAATCTGGCCAATTTACTTCTTATCCCTAGAGCGACAACGCCACCCGAAACCCAATATTCGTGTTCGTGTTGCCAGGCGCGTTGTTCAAATTCAACGTGAACACTCCGGCGTTCGTGCCATTGTTCCAGTTGCCACCCCGACGGAAGGCGCGCAGACCCAACCGCTATAAGCTACACTAGCATAAGTAGTATGATAGCAGTAGACTTTCGTCATGTCTACACTCAATCATATTTTTTCCACAGTTACTGATCTGGACAACCTGTTGGCTAGCTACCGGGTAGTTTTACGCGGTAAACGTAGCAGCAGTACTGCCACTGAGTTAGACTACAATCTGATGTCAGCTTTGCTCGAATTGCAACATGATCTGAATACCCAAACCTACGCACCGCTTCCTTATTACTCGCAATACATTTATGAACCAAAACGCCGCTATATTCAGGCGCCAGCATTTCGCGACCGTATTGTTCACCACGCCATCCATAACATTGTGATGCCATTTTACGACCGACATTTCATCAAAGATTCATACGCTTGCCGTATCGGCAAAGGGACGCACCAAGCAATGCGCACTATCCAACGCATTTTGCGCGCCCATAAGCACGAGACGCTTTACGCCTGCAAAATAGATATCTCTAAATATTTCGCCTCAATCAATCACGATCGACTCAAGTCATTGCTCGCTGACAAAATCAAAGATCAGCGCCTACTCTGGCTGCTCAACACTATTATCGACTCGA is a window from the Candidatus Saccharibacteria bacterium genome containing:
- a CDS encoding cell division protein FtsW; amino-acid sequence: MSNWAQINNRPSDSRRNKLAAAEIKSTLFDTAGDLKLTRKHRPDYLMVVLMIVLSFIGVVILFSITPALTGGDNDASTKFMLKQGMFLVAGLVSFFVASRVPLDFWRRHGSKFFVVALIICFMVPIMGALKIPPAYCTLGACRWISLGGLGTFQPAEFLKFGTVLFTAGFLAIRCARGELNSYRKTLLPLGVVTLASLFVLAIMQKDLGTSISLAAIVLVQLIVAGLETRKLMAILGAGAGLAVLSIIVAPHRMARIATFFGQGDATADYHINQAMIALGSGGLTGRGLGQSVQAFGWLPEAIHDSIFAVLGESLGFLGLLVIIALFGLLLRQIISKVDYIENIYLRLIVAGVFSWIAAHVVLNIGAMTHLIPLTGITLPLVSIGGTSMLFIMTSLGLVFAISHYTMHRKVKAEGSSEDANPVSGRRFGRSRYADRSRLR
- the mraY gene encoding phospho-N-acetylmuramoyl-pentapeptide-transferase; amino-acid sequence: MNEALDQLAQAMLRILLLGGSAFIMAMILTPVYTYFAYRYKFWKKQKTVTLDGKVLEVISKLHARKIARRIPTMAGLVFVIAIAVTTLIFNFSRPQTWLPLAALIAGAVIGLIDDILNLRSNGGVAGLRAPVKFTMVTIVGLLLGWFFWQKLGFTTVHIPFIGPWDLGVWIVPVFAFVVVATGNAVNISDGLDGLAGGLAASAFVMFAIIAVMQQQFGLAAFCMTIVGALLSYLWFNVYPARFFMGDVGSFALGVTLGVVAMLTNSLFLLPIIGLMFVVEAGSVIIQQASKRLRAGKKVFLAAPLHHHFEAKGWPETKVTMRFWVVGNIVGILGIIIALGGGNV
- a CDS encoding penicillin-binding protein 2, with the translated sequence MTNQSEKLSRASRLTIGLFLVLAIFLVRLFYIQVINHEEFLAKANQMQISKRTINPERGQLYAKDQNGEIVPLVLNQTVYTVFADPTQVKDVKKVEKLVTDVAGDQMIEANFDKLTSTTLQYVVLARQITHSQAEKIQEADLAGVGLQSSSRRVYTEGKLANQVLGFVNADGEGQYGLEQYLNTELTGEAGLLQSVTDVRRIPLTIGVHDVSIPAKDGTDYVLTIDRSVQAQAESILQEGLNNVNSDSGSIIVMDPNNGHIVAMANYPDFDPSNYTKVTDATAFQNHAVSYAFEPGSVMKAMTTSMSLDLGTINPDTTFTDPNCMQIDDAKICNAEGDEKFTGRTFTMTKVLQYSLNTGVMWQLQQIGGGDITKAARQTMYEYFHDKYRFGQKTGVEQPGEVGGTIFSPDNVQGNKVRYANMTFGQGVSVTMVQMAAAFSATVNGGTYYQPTLIDGTLDQDGKETANQSKVVSDNVISDSASSNIRKMMFEARRGSWPTADGGYYVGSKTGTAQIYDDATKTYSKDRTTGTTIGFGADKDGNAQYVIMVRIEYSGKQGFAGSVAANPVFTKMSNWLAQYEGITKP
- the rsmH gene encoding 16S rRNA (cytosine(1402)-N(4))-methyltransferase RsmH; this encodes MTTPQQLHIPVLLDATLDLLHPGKGESYLDLTAGYGGHAQAVIARIGSANLATLVDRDAFAIGQLESLGQQGARLIHSDFLEASQTLVTENRQFDMILLDLGVSSPQLDRAERGFSFRLESDLDMRMDQSQDTSAATIVNHYSEKELSQIIRHYGEEPPTRAHRIARAIVIKRSKQPIVTTTELADLIAETLPRRGKIHPATRTFQALRIETNDELGQIERTLPLLIKLLAPGGRLAVISFHSLEDRLVKNFLREQTNSGLEADLTVLTKHPIAGTDDVYNPRARSAKLRAAAKINN
- a CDS encoding YvcK family protein; the encoded protein is MEVNKVGANIVVIGGGTGSFVVLSGLKNYATDITALVNMADDGGSTGQLRDELGVLPPGDVRQCLVALSSSPRARELFNYRFDEGSLAGHAFGNLFLTALEKMTGSFISAIDLAEEVLRVDGKVVPVTLDSVVMSAKLGRQVYRGQSEIEKQHFGESRRPKIMVAKTSGGRVRANPQAIKAIEEADLVVIAPGNLYCSLAPVLATPGIGKALCETSARKAYVCNLVTKPGQTEGFAVHDFASEIERLAGGEFLDYVIYNVHQPSKSLLEKYAADGELPVEIDAIALKQQHYRVKGAELLAGEIWQNPNKKDPIAYRRTLIRHDPDAVARSIMKIYFS